In a genomic window of Scyliorhinus torazame isolate Kashiwa2021f chromosome 5, sScyTor2.1, whole genome shotgun sequence:
- the LOC140421798 gene encoding uncharacterized protein has product MVKPWKCGDCGMGFNYPSELETHRRIHTGERPFTCSVCGKGFTRSSHLLTHQLVHTDQRPFKCADCEKSFKSRNDLLTHRRIHTGERPFTCSECGKGFSLSSELLRHQLVHNDERPFKCTDCEKSFKSRKDLLLHQRTHTGERPFTCLECGKGFNDLSNLRAHHQVHSDQRPFQCVDCEKSFKRRMDLLTHQRTHTGERPFTCSVCGKGFTQSSILLRHQLVHNDQRPFKCADCETSFKSKQYLLRHQRTHTGERPFTCSVCGKGFTQSSLLLSHQLVHTDQRPFKCADYEKSFKSKKYLLIQQRTQTGERPFTCSVCGKGFTQSSVLLRHQLVHTDQRPFKCADCEKSFKSKKNLLVHQRTHTGERPFTCSVCGKGFTQSSILLRHQLVHTDQRPFKCADCEKSFKSKKNLLVHQRTHTGGGHSPARCVGRDSLVHPSF; this is encoded by the coding sequence ATggtgaaaccgtggaaatgtggggactgtgggatgggattcaattacccgtctgaattggaaactcatcgacgtattcacactggggaaaggccgttcacctgctccgtgtgtgggaagggattcactcgatcatctcacctcctgacacaccaacttgttcatactgaccagagaccgtttaaatgtgctgactgtgagaagagctttaaaagcagaaatgatttactgacacatcgacgtattcacactggggagaggccattcacctgctccgagtgtgggaagggattcagtctgtCATCCGaactcctgagacaccaacttgttcataatgatgagagaccttttaaatgcactgactgtgaaaagagctttaaaagcagaaaggatttactgttacatcaacgtactcacactggggagaggccattcacctgtttggaatgtgggaagggatttaatgatttgtcaaacctccgggctcaccatcaggtccactctgaccagagaccgtttcaatgtgttgactgtgaaaagagctttaaacgcAGAAtggatttactgacacatcaacgcactcacactggggagaggccattcacctgctccgtgtgtgggaaaggattcactcagtcatcaatcctcctgagacaccaacttgttcataatgatcagagaccttttaaatgtgctgactgtgagacgagctttaaaagtaaacagtatttactgagacaccaacgcactcacactggggagaggccattcacctgctccgtgtgtgggaagggattcactcagtcatcactccTCCTGagccaccaacttgttcatactgatcagagaccttttaaatgtgctgactatgagaagagctttaaaagtaaaaagtATTTACTGATACAGCAACGCACTcagactggggagaggccattcacctgctccgtgtgtgggaagggattcactcagtcatcagtcctcctgagacaccaacttgttcatactgatcagagaccttttaaatgtgctgactgtgagaagagctttaaaagtaaaaagaaTTTACTggtacaccaacgcactcacactggggagaggccattcacctgctccgtgtgtgggaagggattcactcagtcatcaatcctcctgagacaccaacttgttcatactgatcagagaccttttaaatgtgctgactgtgagaagagctttaaaagtaaaaagaaTTTACtggtacatcaacgcactcacactgggggaggccattcacctgctcggtgtgtgggaagagattcacttgttcatcccagcttctga